The genomic stretch CCGGCACCCTCTCTACATCGCCCGCTACGGAAATGGAATCAATGTACGGTCGCCACGTAATCCGGCCAGCTCGTGTCTTTGGGCGAGATGAGGTTGACCGGGCCAGGCCATTGGATGCCGAAGGCGGGGTCGTCGTGGCGGATGCCGCGCTCGTGGTCGGGCGAGTAGTATTGGTTCACCAGATACGAGATCTCGGTGTCCTCCTCGAGGATGTAGAAACCGTTGGCGCACATCTCCGGGATGTAGAAGGCGCGACGGTTCTCGGCCGTGAGTTCGACGCCATGCCACTTCATGTACGACGGCGAGTCGGGCCGAAGGTCGATGATGACGTCGTAGAGCGCGCCGCGCGTGCAGCGCACGTACTTGGTCTCGCCGAACGGCGGCAGTTGATAATGCATCCCACGCAGGGTGCCCTTCACGCGGCTGAACGACAGGTTGCCCTGCACGAGGTCGGTGCGCAGACCGTGCGCGCCGAATTCGCGCGCGCAATACGTGCGGGCGAAGAAGCCCCGGTCGTCGCCGCGCGGTTCGAGGTCGACGACGTAGGCGCCCCGGATGGGAGTTTCGGTGAACTTCACGCGTATCCGGAAAACGGTTACCAGACCTTCCACGGAGCCTTGCCGCTGCTCCAGAGTGCCTCGAGGTGCATCTTGTCGCGCAGCGTGTCCATGGGCTGCCAGAAGCCGGGGTGGCGGTAGGCGGCGAGGCGACCCTCGTGCGAGAGACGTTCGAGCGGTTCGCGTTCCCACACGGTGGAGTCGCCTTCGATGTAGTCGAAGACCTGCGGCTCGCAGACGAAGAAGCCGCCGTTGACCCAGGCGCCGTCGCCCTTGGGTTTCTCGAGGAAGCCCTTCACGAGGTTTTCCCCTTCGTGGAGAGAAAAAGCGCCGAACCGGCCGGCGGGTTGCACGGCGGTGAGCGTGGCGAGTGCGTTGGCGGCGCGGTGAAAGGCGATGGACGCGGTCACGTCGACGTCGCTCACGCCGTCGCCGTAGGTGAGGCAGAAAGTCTCGTCGCCGACGTAATCGCGCACCCGTTTGATGCGGCCGCCGGTCATGGTG from Opitutales bacterium ASA1 encodes the following:
- the rfbF gene encoding glucose-1-phosphate cytidylyltransferase, whose product is MKSVILAGGFGTRISEESAIKPKPMIDVGHRPILWHIMKIYSAHGINDFVICCGYKGHVIKDYFSRYFLNQSDVTFDLRNDRMTVHRSDAEPWSVTLVETGENTMTGGRIKRVRDYVGDETFCLTYGDGVSDVDVTASIAFHRAANALATLTAVQPAGRFGAFSLHEGENLVKGFLEKPKGDGAWVNGGFFVCEPQVFDYIEGDSTVWEREPLERLSHEGRLAAYRHPGFWQPMDTLRDKMHLEALWSSGKAPWKVW
- the rfbC gene encoding dTDP-4-dehydrorhamnose 3,5-epimerase produces the protein MKFTETPIRGAYVVDLEPRGDDRGFFARTYCAREFGAHGLRTDLVQGNLSFSRVKGTLRGMHYQLPPFGETKYVRCTRGALYDVIIDLRPDSPSYMKWHGVELTAENRRAFYIPEMCANGFYILEEDTEISYLVNQYYSPDHERGIRHDDPAFGIQWPGPVNLISPKDTSWPDYVATVH